Proteins encoded in a region of the Podarcis muralis chromosome 6, rPodMur119.hap1.1, whole genome shotgun sequence genome:
- the DKK1 gene encoding dickkopf-related protein 1, producing the protein MLTLCADGSCRLVTVMVLALSFFGCADAAENSASISNAIIKSSAAAGFPVTPAPSVYDGSNTHHPIDPHQGYPCIGDDDCRAGEYCATPALPGYPAAQICLACRRRRKRCHRDSMCCPGTYCSNGICVPVEYDKFHPGEIEETIIENSDHGTLDLHPKRTTISSQFHYAKGEEGDSCLRSSDCMEGLCCARHFWSKICKPVLKEGQVCTKHRKKGAHGLEIFQRCSCGDGLTCRIQRDHTISNSPRLHTCQRH; encoded by the exons ATGCTAACGTTATGCGCGGACGGATCCTGCCGTCTAGTTACAGTGATGGTGctcgctctctctttctttggCTGCGCCGACGCCGCGGAGAACTCCGCTTCTATCTCCAACGCCATCATTAAGAGCTCGGCGGCGGCCGGATTTCCAGTCACCCCGGCGCCGTCGGTGTACGACGGAAGCAACACGCACCACCCCATCGATCCGCACCAG GGCTATCCGTGCATCGGGGACGACGACTGCAGAGCGGGAGAGTATTGCGCCACCCCTGCCCTGCCGGGCTACccggcggcacagatctgccttgCCTGCCGCAGGCGCCGCAAGCGCTGCCATCGCGACTCCATGTGCTGTCCGGGCACTTATTGCAGTAACG gGATCTGTGTACCAGTGGAATATGATAAGTTCCATCCTGGGGAGATTGAGGAGACTATCATAGAGAATTCAGACCATGGCACTTTGGACCTTCACCCCAAAAGGACCACAATTTCATCCCAGTTTCACTATGCAAAAG GTGAAGAAGGTGACTCATGCCTCCGCTCCTCCGATTGTATGGAAGGACTGTGCTGTGCCCGTCATTTCTGGTCCAAGATTTGCAAACCGGTTCTTAAGGAAGGCCAAGTGTGCACAAAACACCGCAAGAAAGGTGCTCATGGTTTGGAGATCTTCCAGAGATGCAGCTGTGGGGATGGATTGACTTGTCGGATACAAAGAGACCACACAATCAGCAACTCACCTAGACTACATACTTGCCAGAGGCATtaa